In one window of Cellulophaga sp. HaHa_2_95 DNA:
- a CDS encoding PorP/SprF family type IX secretion system membrane protein has translation MIYNNKISALVAIVCLLVVTTNTAFSQQTPTFSEYNYNPFIINSAYAGLTANTEIAVSNSGYFNEFEGSPKSFSLSGQGQINRGKVGLGAGIIRDQIGVTTSTSFFGAYSYKIFFDFENNRPYWQHYAPGVLSFGITAGVQQYQDNLLELGIMDDPNFSENITATIPTIGLGFLFNHASFYVGASAPNVLGDALASDDSLNLTNPVYGYFGYRFFNNIFKDMMIKPNVLLKYENGAPLQADLNVAVSFKNKFEIGGGYRTSSSLNLLAGVYLFDSVRFIYNYNLSTNKSPLGNTHGFVLSYQFGEGYVID, from the coding sequence ATGATTTACAATAATAAAATTTCAGCTTTAGTAGCTATCGTATGTTTACTAGTAGTAACCACTAATACTGCCTTTAGCCAGCAAACGCCAACATTTTCAGAGTATAACTACAATCCCTTTATTATAAATAGTGCGTACGCAGGGCTCACAGCAAATACTGAAATTGCGGTTAGTAATTCTGGGTACTTTAACGAATTTGAAGGTAGCCCCAAAAGTTTTTCACTTAGTGGACAAGGGCAAATAAATAGAGGAAAAGTAGGTTTAGGAGCTGGTATTATACGCGACCAAATTGGCGTTACGACCTCCACAAGTTTTTTTGGAGCGTACTCTTATAAAATATTTTTCGATTTTGAGAACAATAGGCCTTATTGGCAGCACTACGCTCCTGGCGTTCTTTCTTTCGGGATAACCGCAGGTGTACAACAATATCAAGATAATTTATTAGAATTAGGAATCATGGACGATCCAAATTTTTCTGAAAACATTACGGCAACAATCCCTACTATTGGTCTGGGCTTCTTGTTTAACCATGCTTCCTTTTATGTTGGTGCGTCCGCCCCTAATGTATTGGGAGATGCCTTAGCTTCAGACGATAGTTTAAACCTTACTAATCCTGTATACGGGTATTTTGGGTACCGTTTTTTCAACAATATATTTAAAGATATGATGATCAAGCCAAATGTACTTTTAAAATATGAAAATGGCGCTCCACTACAAGCAGATTTAAATGTAGCGGTTAGTTTTAAAAATAAGTTTGAAATAGGAGGAGGTTACAGAACAAGTTCTTCTCTTAACCTGTTGGCTGGAGTATATCTTTTTGATAGCGTCCGGTTTATATATAATTACAACCTAAGTACCAACAAATCTCCGTTAGGAAATACACATGGGTTTGTACTTAGTTATCAATTTGGCGAAGGGTATGTTATTGATTAA
- a CDS encoding pseudouridine synthase — protein MSRSDSNNDNKSSGREGGTFRKKSYARGNAPIKKKIETRKPSNPNVLRLNRYVANSGVCSRREADIYIAAGSVTVNGKPIIEMGYKVQLTDEVRFDGRLLNPIKKEYIVLNKPKDFATSTRDGSGNRTAMGLVSNASKAKLLPVGKMDKASTGLLLFTNDGDLTARLNSPKNGLRKIFHVELTKPLKSTDLKRIKEGIEIEESIVRIQDISYIENAPKTQVGIEIFSTRNNIVRRLFEKLDYDVVKLDLVVYAGLTKKDLPRGHWRPLTEQEIINLGMIK, from the coding sequence ATGAGTAGGTCAGATTCCAACAATGATAATAAGTCATCAGGAAGAGAAGGGGGAACATTTAGAAAGAAAAGTTATGCGAGAGGTAACGCTCCCATTAAGAAGAAGATAGAAACGAGAAAGCCTTCTAACCCAAATGTTCTACGACTAAATAGGTATGTAGCAAATTCAGGTGTTTGTTCTCGTAGAGAAGCAGATATCTATATTGCAGCAGGTAGTGTAACCGTTAATGGCAAGCCTATCATTGAAATGGGATATAAAGTTCAGCTAACAGACGAAGTTCGTTTTGATGGTAGACTTTTAAATCCAATCAAAAAAGAATATATAGTTCTAAACAAGCCAAAAGATTTTGCAACATCTACAAGAGATGGTTCTGGTAATCGTACAGCAATGGGCTTAGTTTCTAATGCCTCAAAAGCAAAATTACTTCCTGTAGGTAAAATGGATAAGGCTTCAACAGGCTTATTGTTATTTACCAATGATGGTGATTTAACGGCTCGTTTAAATTCGCCTAAAAATGGGTTGCGTAAAATTTTTCACGTAGAATTAACCAAGCCTTTAAAAAGTACAGATCTTAAACGTATTAAAGAAGGTATTGAGATAGAAGAGAGTATTGTAAGAATTCAAGATATTAGTTATATCGAGAATGCTCCAAAAACACAAGTTGGTATTGAAATATTTAGTACAAGAAACAATATTGTGCGTAGACTTTTTGAAAAATTAGACTATGATGTCGTAAAGCTAGACTTGGTGGTATATGCCGGACTTACTAAAAAAGATTTACCACGTGGACACTGGAGACCTCTGACTGAGCAAGAAATTATCAATTTAGGAATGATAAAATAA
- a CDS encoding carbon-nitrogen hydrolase family protein gives MNNLLKVALAQISPVWLDKEATLKKIESSIAEAAAQKTELIVFGEALLPGYPFWLALTEGASWDLKVNKEIHAHYVRNAIQVEAGELDSVCNLAKEHSIAIYLGIMERAKNRGGHSIYCSLVYINEQGEIKSVHRKLQPTYDERLTWAPGDGNGLQVHPLKEFTVGGLNCWENWMPLPRTALYGLGENLHIAVWPGSDHNTKDITRFIARESRSYVISVSSLMKKTDFPKATPHIEAILEKSPEVLANGGSCIAGPDGEWLVEPVLDTEGLIYHTLDFNRVYEERQNFDVVGHYSRPDVTKLTVNRERQSTVAYTD, from the coding sequence ATGAATAATTTACTTAAAGTAGCCTTAGCACAAATTTCTCCTGTGTGGTTAGATAAAGAAGCAACCCTAAAGAAAATAGAATCTTCCATTGCAGAAGCCGCAGCTCAAAAAACAGAATTAATAGTTTTTGGCGAGGCGTTATTACCAGGATATCCGTTTTGGTTGGCGCTAACAGAAGGTGCTTCTTGGGATTTAAAAGTAAATAAAGAAATTCATGCACACTACGTTCGTAATGCGATACAGGTTGAAGCAGGAGAACTAGACTCGGTTTGTAATTTAGCAAAGGAGCATTCTATAGCTATTTATTTAGGTATTATGGAACGTGCAAAAAATAGAGGAGGCCATAGTATTTACTGTTCACTTGTCTATATTAATGAACAAGGAGAGATAAAATCGGTGCACCGAAAATTGCAGCCTACCTATGATGAGCGATTAACTTGGGCTCCAGGAGACGGTAATGGTTTGCAAGTTCATCCTTTAAAAGAATTTACGGTTGGCGGGTTAAACTGTTGGGAAAATTGGATGCCATTACCTCGTACAGCGCTTTACGGTTTAGGAGAAAATTTACATATTGCTGTTTGGCCAGGTAGTGACCATAATACCAAAGATATTACTCGTTTTATTGCACGGGAATCTCGTAGTTATGTAATATCTGTATCTTCTCTAATGAAGAAAACAGATTTCCCTAAAGCTACTCCGCATATAGAAGCAATTTTAGAAAAATCTCCCGAAGTTTTAGCCAATGGAGGATCTTGCATTGCTGGCCCAGATGGGGAATGGCTTGTGGAACCTGTTTTGGATACGGAAGGTCTTATCTATCATACCTTAGATTTTAATCGGGTATATGAAGAGCGCCAGAATTTTGATGTGGTAGGGCATTACTCTAGGCCAGATGTTACCAAGTTAACGGTAAATAGAGAACGACAATCCACTGTAGCGTACACCGATTAA